Genomic segment of bacterium:
AGCAACTGCTCGACGAGCTTCTCACCCAGGCCGTCGACGTCCAGTGCGCCGCGCCCGGCCAGATGCAGGAGGCGATTGCGCAGTTTGGCCGGGCAGGCCGGGTTGGGGCAGCGGGTGACGGCCTCTCCCTCGCTTCGTACGGCCTCGCTGCCGCAGACCGGGCAGCTCTTCGGTAGCCGATAGCGACGTGTGCGTTTTGGCCGCTTCGAGAGCACGACCTGCACCACCTGCGGGATCACATCACCAGCCCGTTGTACCACCACCGTGTCGCCGACGCGTACGTCCTTTCGCTCGACCTCGTCCTGGTTGTGAAGCGACGCATTGGAAACCGTGACACCGCCGACGAACACCGGGCGGAGTTTGGCGACCGGCGTCAGTGCGCCCGTGCGGCCGACGCTCGCGAAGATGTCCTCGACGAGGGTGGTCTCCTGCTGGGCCGGGAACTTGAACGCAATGGCCCAGCGCGGTACCCGGGCCAGTTCCCCCAGATCGCGCTGCAATGCGAGTTCATCCACCTTGAAGACGGTGCCATCGATTTCGACCGGGAGCGTGTCGCGCAGTTCCAGATAGGCCTCGTGGGTGGCGATCGCGGCCTCCACGTCCGGGCAGGTTCGGCATTCCGGTGAAACCCGGAAGCCGAAGCCGCGCAACTGCTCGAGCACCTCCTCCTGACGCTGGAGGCCTTCGGGAAGACCTTCTGCCACGGCATAGGCGCGGAACTCGAGCGAACGCAGACGCAGGAGATCGACATCGTGGAGCATGCGGAGTGCTCCCGCGGCCGCGTTGCGGGGGTTCACGAAGGGCTCGAGCTCTCGGGCGATGCGGTCTTCGTTCAGGCGGGCAAAGGCGGCGCGGGGCAGCACGATTTCGCCGCGCACGGAGAGCCGCGCCGGATGGCCGGCCGGATCGCCTGCGAGCTGCATCGGGATGCTCCCGAGCTGTCGCAGGTTGGCCGTCACGTCTTCGCCCGTCCTCCCGTCCCCGCGCGTCGAACCCACGCAGAAGGCTCCGGCCTCGTAGACGAGTTCGACGCCTGCGCCATCGAGCTTGGGCTCGGCGAGAAACGCGACCGGACCCTCGCGGTCGAGGGCTCGCCGGATGCGCTCCTCGAAGGCCCGCATCTCGTCCGCATCCATGGCGTTGTCGAGCGAGAGCATCGGCACGCGGTGCGGCACCGTGGCAAAGCCCTCGGCCGGCGGCGCCCCCACCCTGTGGGTGGGTGAATCCGCTGGGATCTCCCCGGGGTGGGCAGCCTCGAGCTCCTGGAGCTCTCGAAAGCGCCGGTCGTACTCCGCGTCGCTGATCTCCGGGGCGTCCTGGCCATGATAGAGGGCCAGGTGGTGGTTCAGATCATCCACGAGGGCGCGAATACGCTTGGCGGCGCCCTTCGCTGCATCTCCGGTTGTCCGGTCCCCCGGGGAAGTCAAGGTTCCATCCCTCCGAGCCCTCCAAAAAGAGGCCAGAGTCAAGCTGATCCTCGGCCTCGGCGATAGAGGAGGTGCACCCGGCCGCCCGGCTGGGTCTCGCAACATACCACGCACCCCCGGGTCTCCGGGACGCGGGAGGATCCCCCCATCTCGAACGGAAGGCGAGCATCAGTCGCCAGGCCGCTAGCGGCAACCGAAGCCCCTGCCGACGAGCTCGCCCGGGTGCGGCGCGAGATGGAGGATCTGCGTCTCCACCTGATCCGTGAGTCCCAGCAGCGCGACGAGCTTCTGACCATCGTGAGTCACGAGCTTCGCACGCCCATCACCGTGATCGATGGCTTCAACAAGCTGCTGCTCTCGGGGCAGGCGGGTCCGCTGACGGATGAGCAGCGCCACTTCCTCGAGGAGAGCCGCAAGAGTTGTCGTCGCCTCAACCTGTTCGTGGCGAACCTGCTCGAGAAGGAGCGCCTGCGGGTCGGCGAGTTCGCACCCCATCTCGAAGGCAATTCGCTGCGCACGTTGTTGGATGGTGTCGCCGCATTCCTTGCGCCGCTCGTGGCCGAGAACGATCAGAAGCTCGAGATGCGGGTCGAGCCCGATGCTGAGACGGCCTGCTTCGATCCGATGTCGATCGAGCAGGTCCTCGTCAACTTGATCGGGAACGGCTTCAAGTACGGTGCTCGCGGGGGAACCCTGCGCGTGCATTGCCAGCGGCTCGGAGGCGATCCTGCCTATGTCGAAGTGGCGGTTCTCGACGAGGGGCCCGGAGTTCCCGAAGAGGAGAGGGAGCGCATCTTCGAACCCTACGTTCGACGCACCGAGCACCAGGGGAGTGGCGGGCTGGGGCTCGGCCTTGCGATCTGCCGGCGCATCGTCGCCGCCCATGGCGGCAGTATCGGCGTCGGCAATGCACCGGGCGGTGGAAGCCGGTTCGCGTTCACCCTGCCCGTTGCATCGGTGGCGTCGTGACGGCACCCCGCATCTTCATCGTCGATGATGCCGAGGGCATCCGCAGCTACCTGACGACGCTGCTGGAGAGCCGAGGCTATGCCGTGGATACGGCCGAGGATGGACGCAGTGCCCTCGA
This window contains:
- the ligA gene encoding NAD-dependent DNA ligase LigA; the protein is MLRDPAGRPGAPPLSPRPRISLTLASFWRARRDGTLTSPGDRTTGDAAKGAAKRIRALVDDLNHHLALYHGQDAPEISDAEYDRRFRELQELEAAHPGEIPADSPTHRVGAPPAEGFATVPHRVPMLSLDNAMDADEMRAFEERIRRALDREGPVAFLAEPKLDGAGVELVYEAGAFCVGSTRGDGRTGEDVTANLRQLGSIPMQLAGDPAGHPARLSVRGEIVLPRAAFARLNEDRIARELEPFVNPRNAAAGALRMLHDVDLLRLRSLEFRAYAVAEGLPEGLQRQEEVLEQLRGFGFRVSPECRTCPDVEAAIATHEAYLELRDTLPVEIDGTVFKVDELALQRDLGELARVPRWAIAFKFPAQQETTLVEDIFASVGRTGALTPVAKLRPVFVGGVTVSNASLHNQDEVERKDVRVGDTVVVQRAGDVIPQVVQVVLSKRPKRTRRYRLPKSCPVCGSEAVRSEGEAVTRCPNPACPAKLRNRLLHLAGRGALDVDGLGEKLVEQLLEANLVGRPSDLWALGREALLELDRMGEKSVDNLLAGLERAKQTTLARFLIALGIPEVGGGVAELLERRFGDLEPLLAASREEIEAIDGIGPIIAEKVQVYFKEDAHLEEIARLRGHGVRWPTAPPQEDAAPPEGPLTDKTFVLTGTLQGLSRHEAKARIEAAGGKVTSAVSKKTDYVVAGEAAGSKLKKAQELEVTILDREGLEALLS